From the genome of Streptomyces sp. NBC_00659, one region includes:
- the paaA gene encoding 1,2-phenylacetyl-CoA epoxidase subunit PaaA codes for MATASAHHTARTQADEAADEAARTAAYEVVFDAAVAADERIEPRDWMPDAYRSTLVRQIAQHAHSEIIGMQPEANWITRAPSLRRKAILMAKVQDEAGHGLYLYSAAETLGVGRDELLDKLHSGRQKYSSIFNYPTLTWADVGAIGWLVDGAAITNQVPLCRCSYGPYARAMVRVCKEESFHQRQGYELLLALSQGTPEQHAMAQDAVDRWWWPSLMMFGPPDDESSHSAQSMAWKIKRHSNDELRQRFVDIAVPQAESLGLTLPDPDLVWNEERGHHDFGAIDWTEFWEVLKGNGPCNDQRITQRRRAHEEGAWVREAAAAYAGKHTSGTGGSASTTGETGATRA; via the coding sequence ATGGCGACAGCATCAGCGCACCACACGGCCCGCACACAAGCGGACGAAGCCGCCGACGAGGCGGCGCGCACAGCGGCGTACGAGGTCGTCTTCGACGCCGCGGTGGCGGCCGACGAACGCATCGAGCCCCGCGACTGGATGCCCGATGCCTACCGCTCCACCCTGGTCCGCCAGATCGCGCAGCACGCCCACTCCGAGATCATCGGCATGCAGCCCGAGGCCAACTGGATCACGCGCGCGCCCTCGCTGCGCCGCAAGGCGATCCTGATGGCGAAGGTCCAGGACGAGGCAGGACACGGGCTGTACCTGTACAGCGCGGCCGAGACACTCGGCGTCGGCCGCGACGAACTGCTGGACAAGCTGCACTCCGGCCGCCAGAAGTACTCGTCGATCTTCAACTACCCGACGCTGACCTGGGCGGACGTCGGCGCCATCGGCTGGCTCGTGGACGGCGCGGCGATCACCAACCAGGTCCCCCTGTGCCGCTGCTCGTACGGCCCGTACGCGCGCGCCATGGTCCGCGTGTGCAAGGAGGAGTCCTTCCACCAGCGCCAGGGGTACGAACTGCTGCTGGCCCTGAGCCAGGGCACCCCCGAGCAGCACGCGATGGCGCAGGACGCGGTCGACCGCTGGTGGTGGCCCTCCCTGATGATGTTCGGCCCGCCGGACGACGAGTCCTCGCACTCCGCCCAGTCGATGGCGTGGAAGATCAAGCGCCATTCGAACGACGAGCTGCGCCAGCGCTTCGTCGACATCGCCGTCCCCCAGGCCGAGTCCCTCGGCCTGACCCTCCCCGACCCTGACCTCGTGTGGAACGAGGAGCGGGGGCACCACGACTTCGGCGCCATCGACTGGACGGAGTTCTGGGAGGTCCTCAAGGGCAACGGCCCGTGCAACGACCAGCGGATCACCCAGCGCCGGCGAGCCCACGAGGAGGGCGCCTGGGTACGGGAGGCGGCCGCGGCGTACGCCGGCAAGCACACGAGCGGGACCGGCGGCTCCGCGAGCACGACCGGCGAGACAGGAGCGACCCGAGCATGA
- a CDS encoding DUF5819 family protein, translating into MDARDEGSEREPGSVAPEGGAPGGVTGGTPLPGPRPAGESVTGERPAGDPPTRAEASPESGDGAPETTGPDAGAPEDDACTSAESGSPGSGAAAPGESERGAGEVVFPQESELAESGAAAPGKPELGESEAVLSRESELGESEAVLSRESEPGAPSVGAPSGFAGAGAGASAFPESPEAAGCPEDGAPMGLAALSLRHQIAAALALAVVAVVACAHLGMVFLHVAPLNTVTKQHGRAIDDWIYPEFEQNWKLFAPNPLQQNITVQVRALARTKDGTSRETGWYDLSALDGLAIDGNPLPSHTQQNELRRAWDFYVGTHDGENRSVGLRGDLSERYLRRIGVLRLDREHAGGEGAVVERVQFRSLTTDVPPPRWSGEKVSDRPVVRELPWWAVPGSDRADGLTEASAR; encoded by the coding sequence ATGGACGCGAGGGACGAGGGCTCTGAGCGGGAGCCGGGGTCGGTCGCGCCCGAGGGGGGCGCGCCCGGCGGTGTCACCGGCGGTACACCGCTGCCCGGCCCGCGGCCGGCCGGCGAGTCTGTGACCGGCGAGCGCCCCGCAGGCGATCCGCCGACCCGGGCGGAGGCTTCCCCGGAGTCCGGGGACGGGGCGCCCGAGACCACCGGGCCCGACGCGGGCGCACCCGAAGACGACGCATGCACGTCCGCGGAGTCCGGGAGCCCGGGATCCGGGGCTGCCGCTCCCGGGGAGTCCGAGCGGGGCGCGGGCGAGGTGGTGTTTCCCCAGGAGTCCGAGCTGGCCGAATCCGGGGCTGCCGCTCCCGGGAAGCCCGAGCTGGGCGAATCCGAGGCGGTGCTGTCCCGGGAGTCCGAACTGGGCGAATCCGAGGCCGTGCTGTCCCGGGAGTCCGAGCCGGGTGCTCCCTCCGTGGGCGCTCCTTCGGGCTTCGCCGGGGCCGGGGCCGGCGCGTCGGCCTTCCCCGAGAGTCCCGAAGCGGCCGGCTGTCCGGAAGACGGGGCTCCCATGGGCCTCGCGGCCCTGTCTCTGCGCCATCAGATCGCCGCCGCCCTCGCCCTGGCCGTCGTCGCCGTCGTCGCCTGTGCGCATCTCGGCATGGTCTTCCTGCACGTCGCGCCCTTGAACACGGTGACGAAGCAGCACGGCCGCGCGATCGACGACTGGATCTACCCCGAGTTCGAGCAGAACTGGAAGCTCTTCGCCCCCAACCCGTTGCAGCAGAACATCACGGTCCAGGTCCGCGCTCTGGCCCGCACGAAGGACGGCACCAGCCGCGAGACCGGCTGGTACGACCTGTCCGCGCTCGACGGCCTGGCCATCGACGGGAATCCGCTGCCGAGCCACACCCAGCAGAACGAACTGCGCCGTGCCTGGGACTTCTACGTCGGTACGCACGACGGCGAGAACCGCTCCGTGGGCCTGCGCGGCGACCTCTCGGAGCGCTATCTGCGCCGTATCGGCGTGCTGCGTCTCGACCGTGAGCATGCGGGCGGCGAGGGCGCTGTCGTCGAACGCGTCCAGTTCCGCTCCCTCACCACCGACGTGCCGCCTCCCCGGTGGAGCGGCGAGAAGGTGTCCGACCGGCCCGTCGTCCGTGAGCTGCCCTGGTGGGCCGTTCCCGGGAGCGACCGCGCGGACGGGCTGACGGAGGCGAGTGCCCGATGA
- a CDS encoding HTTM domain-containing protein, with the protein MNRFAPTIARGIARVTESALGPYQSAVIRIGFAATWLLFLLREYPHRQEMYGPDAPWSWDLARQLVASNHAFTVLLWSDSQVWFETVYAVAVLSGALLLVGWRTRAVSVVFMIGVLSLQNRSVFIGDGGDNVLHLMAIYLVFTRCAQVWSLDARRHRLAREAYARGEWPEPGRAGPVLWAGLGIALALATGAGRIDGGALGGWLTVFWGLWAVQGLWWAVGRFARTAEPRILLDVVANLVHNAALMIIMAEACLIYATAGWYKIQGSRWQDGTAVYYPLHLESFSPWPALSDLMSTHGVIVMLVTYGTVAVQVAFPFALFNRRVKNVLLAVMMTEHAVIAVVLGLPFFSLAMIAADAVFLPTSFLRRLGGRAARARDRLFPGRGPAVPGPREPEPGVPEEPGHTHVGFTA; encoded by the coding sequence ATGAACCGATTCGCTCCGACGATCGCGCGCGGCATCGCCCGGGTGACCGAGTCCGCCCTCGGCCCGTACCAGAGCGCCGTGATCCGCATCGGCTTCGCCGCCACCTGGCTGCTGTTCCTGCTGCGCGAGTACCCCCACCGTCAGGAGATGTACGGGCCCGACGCGCCCTGGAGCTGGGACCTCGCCCGGCAGCTCGTGGCGAGCAATCACGCCTTCACGGTCCTGCTGTGGTCCGACAGCCAGGTGTGGTTCGAGACGGTCTACGCCGTCGCCGTGCTCTCCGGCGCGCTGCTGCTGGTGGGATGGCGGACCCGCGCGGTGTCCGTGGTCTTCATGATCGGCGTGCTGTCCCTGCAGAACCGCAGCGTCTTCATCGGGGACGGCGGGGACAACGTCCTCCACCTGATGGCGATCTACCTGGTGTTCACCCGCTGCGCCCAGGTGTGGTCCCTCGACGCGCGGCGGCACCGTCTCGCCCGCGAGGCGTACGCGCGGGGCGAGTGGCCCGAGCCCGGCCGAGCGGGCCCCGTTCTGTGGGCGGGGCTCGGGATCGCGCTGGCGCTGGCGACGGGCGCGGGACGGATCGACGGGGGTGCCCTGGGCGGCTGGCTCACGGTCTTCTGGGGGCTGTGGGCGGTGCAGGGCCTGTGGTGGGCCGTCGGCCGCTTCGCCCGCACCGCGGAGCCGCGCATCCTGTTGGACGTCGTCGCCAACCTCGTCCACAACGCCGCTCTGATGATCATCATGGCCGAGGCGTGTCTGATCTACGCGACCGCGGGCTGGTACAAGATCCAGGGCTCGCGCTGGCAGGACGGCACCGCCGTCTACTACCCGCTCCACCTGGAGTCCTTCTCCCCGTGGCCGGCGCTGTCCGACCTGATGTCCACGCACGGGGTGATCGTCATGCTCGTGACGTACGGGACGGTCGCCGTGCAGGTCGCCTTCCCCTTCGCCCTGTTCAACCGGCGGGTCAAGAACGTGCTGCTGGCGGTCATGATGACCGAGCACGCCGTGATCGCCGTGGTCCTCGGGCTGCCGTTCTTCTCGCTCGCGATGATCGCCGCGGACGCCGTGTTCCTGCCCACGTCGTTCCTGCGGCGCCTGGGCGGACGGGCGGCACGCGCGCGTGACCGGCTGTTTCCCGGCAGGGGCCCTGCGGTGCCGGGGCCCCGGGAGCCCGAACCGGGCGTTCCGGAGGAGCCCGGGCACACGCACGTAGGCTTCACCGCATGA
- the paaN gene encoding phenylacetic acid degradation protein PaaN, which translates to MAAELTAHQLISQHRPTLDQALETIRTRAYWSPHPEHPKAYGEHGSLGMAEGKAAFDALLGNRLDLGQPGTDDWVGGEVSPYGIELGVTYPHTDIDTLLPAMRAGQRAWRDAGAEMRAVVCLEILKRISDRTHEFAHAVMHTSGQAFMMAFQAGGPHAQDRGLEAVAYAYAEQVRTPGTAEWSKPQGKRDPLALTKQFTPVPRGIALMIGCNTFPTWNGYPGLFASLATGNAVLVKPHPRAVLPLALTVQVAREVLAEAGFDANLVALAAERPGEGIAKTLATRPEIRIIDYTGSTAFGDWLEANARQAQVYTEKAGVNTVIVESAADYKGMLSNLAFSLSLYSGQMCTTPQNLLIPREGISTDEGHKSYDEVVADLAKSVGGLLGDDARANALLGAIVNPDVKARLEAAAGLGEVALPSRQIDNPEFPGAVVRSPLIVKLDGARKYWENAGSDDEAAYLSECFGPVSFAVAVDSAAEAVELLRRTTRDKGAMTVGAYTTDEAFEREVQEACLEECAQLSLNLTGGVYVNQTAAFSDFHGSGGNAAANAALCDGAFVANRFRVVEVRREA; encoded by the coding sequence ATGGCCGCCGAACTCACCGCGCACCAGTTGATCTCCCAGCACCGGCCCACCCTGGATCAGGCGCTGGAAACAATCCGCACGCGCGCGTACTGGTCCCCGCATCCCGAGCACCCCAAGGCGTACGGCGAGCACGGCAGCCTGGGCATGGCCGAGGGCAAAGCCGCCTTCGACGCCCTCCTGGGCAACCGCCTCGACCTGGGCCAGCCCGGCACGGACGACTGGGTCGGGGGCGAGGTGTCGCCGTACGGCATCGAGCTGGGCGTCACGTACCCGCACACAGACATCGACACGCTGCTTCCCGCCATGCGCGCGGGGCAGCGCGCCTGGCGCGACGCGGGCGCCGAGATGCGCGCGGTGGTCTGTCTGGAGATCCTCAAGCGGATCAGCGACCGCACCCACGAGTTCGCGCACGCGGTCATGCACACCAGCGGCCAGGCCTTCATGATGGCGTTCCAGGCGGGCGGCCCGCACGCGCAGGACCGCGGTCTGGAGGCGGTGGCCTACGCCTATGCGGAGCAGGTCCGCACCCCCGGCACCGCGGAGTGGAGCAAGCCCCAGGGCAAGCGTGATCCCCTCGCGCTCACCAAGCAGTTCACGCCCGTCCCGCGCGGCATCGCGCTGATGATCGGCTGCAACACCTTCCCGACGTGGAACGGCTATCCGGGCCTGTTCGCCTCGCTGGCCACGGGCAACGCGGTCCTGGTGAAGCCCCACCCGCGCGCGGTGCTGCCCCTCGCGCTGACCGTGCAGGTCGCCCGCGAGGTGCTGGCCGAGGCCGGCTTCGACGCGAACCTGGTGGCGCTGGCCGCCGAGCGTCCCGGCGAGGGCATCGCGAAGACCCTGGCCACCCGCCCCGAGATCCGCATCATCGACTACACGGGCTCCACCGCCTTCGGCGACTGGCTGGAGGCCAACGCCCGCCAGGCGCAGGTCTACACGGAGAAGGCCGGCGTCAACACGGTGATCGTGGAGTCGGCCGCCGACTACAAGGGGATGCTGTCCAACCTGGCGTTCTCCCTGTCGCTCTACAGCGGTCAGATGTGCACCACCCCGCAGAACCTGCTGATCCCGCGCGAGGGCATCTCCACGGACGAGGGCCACAAGTCCTACGACGAGGTGGTGGCCGATCTCGCGAAGTCGGTCGGCGGACTCCTCGGCGACGACGCCCGCGCGAACGCGCTGCTCGGCGCCATCGTGAACCCGGACGTGAAGGCCCGGCTGGAGGCCGCCGCCGGACTCGGGGAAGTGGCCCTGCCCTCACGGCAGATCGACAACCCCGAGTTCCCCGGTGCCGTCGTGCGCTCACCGCTGATCGTGAAGCTGGACGGCGCGCGCAAGTACTGGGAGAACGCCGGGAGCGACGACGAGGCCGCCTACCTGAGCGAGTGCTTCGGGCCGGTCTCCTTCGCCGTCGCGGTCGACTCGGCCGCCGAGGCCGTGGAGCTTCTGCGGCGCACCACCCGGGACAAGGGCGCGATGACCGTCGGCGCGTACACCACCGACGAGGCGTTCGAGCGCGAGGTGCAGGAGGCCTGCCTGGAGGAGTGCGCCCAGCTCTCCCTGAACCTCACAGGCGGGGTCTACGTCAACCAGACGGCCGCGTTCTCGGACTTCCACGGCTCGGGCGGCAACGCCGCGGCCAACGCGGCGCTGTGCGACGGGGCGTTCGTGGCGAACCGCTTCCGGGTGGTCGAGGTACGCCGGGAGGCGTGA
- a CDS encoding TrmH family RNA methyltransferase, translated as MNDPVRVWRQLRDDSVLLDGFHALKHAVRFGARVPVAVTTDRPAVLELAGELAPDVRAALDGLLTEIPETAFTALVARPHPTSVAALAVRPSRAANLERLAGTPRTAPVVVLDNPRNLGNAGAVIRLAAGFGATGVVTTGTLDPWHPTVVRGGAGLHFATAVERLAVDELPAGPLFALDPEGEDIRGTKLPDDALLAFGSERSGLSAELRSRADHLVSLPMRPQVSSYNLATSVAMTLFHWSATGDAPA; from the coding sequence ATGAACGACCCGGTACGTGTCTGGCGCCAGCTCCGCGACGATTCCGTCCTGCTCGACGGCTTCCACGCCCTCAAGCACGCGGTGCGCTTCGGAGCGCGTGTCCCGGTCGCCGTCACGACCGACCGGCCGGCGGTCCTCGAACTGGCCGGCGAACTCGCCCCCGACGTACGTGCCGCTCTCGACGGGCTGCTGACCGAGATCCCGGAGACGGCGTTCACAGCCCTCGTGGCGCGACCGCATCCCACCTCGGTGGCGGCGCTCGCCGTACGGCCCTCCCGTGCCGCCAACCTGGAGAGGCTGGCCGGCACGCCGCGCACCGCGCCCGTGGTCGTCCTCGACAATCCGCGCAACCTCGGCAACGCGGGAGCGGTGATCCGGCTCGCGGCTGGCTTCGGCGCGACCGGGGTGGTCACGACGGGCACGCTCGACCCCTGGCATCCCACGGTCGTACGCGGCGGGGCCGGCCTGCACTTCGCGACCGCCGTGGAGCGGCTGGCGGTGGACGAACTGCCGGCAGGCCCGTTGTTCGCGCTCGACCCCGAGGGCGAGGACATCCGGGGGACGAAGCTTCCCGACGACGCCCTGCTCGCCTTCGGCTCGGAGCGCAGCGGGCTGTCCGCCGAACTGCGCTCCCGGGCCGACCACCTGGTCTCGCTGCCGATGCGCCCCCAGGTCTCCAGCTACAACCTCGCGACCAGTGTGGCCATGACGTTGTTCCACTGGAGCGCCACCGGGGACGCACCGGCGTAG
- the paaB gene encoding 1,2-phenylacetyl-CoA epoxidase subunit PaaB, with product MTNTDWPLWEVFVRSRRGLSHTHAGSLHAPDAELALRNARDLYTRRGEGVSIWVVPSAAVTASSPDEKDPFFEPSADKPYRHPTFYEIPEGVKHL from the coding sequence ATGACGAACACCGACTGGCCGCTGTGGGAGGTCTTCGTGCGCTCGCGCCGCGGGCTCTCGCACACCCACGCCGGCAGCCTGCACGCCCCGGACGCCGAACTGGCGCTGCGCAACGCCCGCGATCTGTACACGCGCCGCGGCGAGGGCGTGTCGATCTGGGTCGTCCCGTCCGCCGCCGTCACGGCCTCCTCGCCCGACGAGAAGGACCCCTTCTTCGAGCCGTCCGCCGACAAGCCCTACCGGCACCCGACCTTCTACGAGATCCCGGAAGGGGTGAAGCACCTGTGA
- the paaC gene encoding 1,2-phenylacetyl-CoA epoxidase subunit PaaC — MTLTVNTAAALALGDDALVLSHRLGEWAGHAPVLEEEVALANIALDLLGQARVLLSMAGDEDEVAYLREERAFRNLQLVEQSNGDFAHTIARQLYFSTYQRLLYAQLASGDSEFAPLAAKAVKEVAYHQDHAEQWTLRLGDGTAESHERMSRACQALWRFTGEMFQPLDGVGIDWDGLRAAWTESVEATLRRATLTVPEGPQTGAWTAGAGRQGLHTESFGRMLAEMQHLHRSHPGASW; from the coding sequence GTGACGCTCACCGTGAACACCGCGGCCGCCCTGGCCCTCGGCGACGACGCCCTGGTGCTCTCGCACCGGCTGGGGGAGTGGGCCGGCCACGCGCCCGTCCTCGAAGAGGAGGTCGCCCTGGCCAACATCGCCCTGGACCTGCTCGGCCAGGCCCGGGTCCTGCTGTCCATGGCCGGTGACGAGGACGAGGTGGCGTATCTCCGCGAGGAGCGCGCCTTCCGCAACCTCCAGCTCGTCGAGCAGTCGAACGGCGACTTCGCGCACACCATCGCCCGGCAGCTCTACTTCTCGACCTACCAGCGGCTTCTCTACGCACAACTGGCATCCGGGGACAGCGAGTTCGCTCCCCTGGCCGCCAAGGCCGTCAAAGAGGTCGCCTACCACCAGGACCACGCCGAGCAGTGGACCCTGCGCCTCGGCGACGGCACGGCCGAGAGTCACGAGCGGATGAGCCGGGCGTGCCAGGCGCTGTGGCGCTTCACCGGCGAGATGTTCCAGCCGCTCGACGGCGTCGGCATCGACTGGGACGGCCTCCGGGCCGCCTGGACGGAGTCCGTGGAAGCCACACTGCGCCGGGCCACGCTGACCGTCCCCGAAGGCCCGCAGACCGGGGCCTGGACGGCCGGCGCCGGACGCCAGGGCCTGCACACCGAGTCCTTCGGGCGGATGCTCGCCGAGATGCAGCACCTGCACCGCAGCCACCCGGGGGCGTCATGGTGA